One genomic window of Solanum dulcamara chromosome 12, daSolDulc1.2, whole genome shotgun sequence includes the following:
- the LOC129875509 gene encoding vacuolar protein-sorting-associated protein 37 homolog 1-like, which yields MFQKFWAGQQPQQRPQEGNNESWYPPSVGSSQSPGSSRPGTPSPSSSGNFSVQRPTDRPSSVSQVPPAEAAGIITAIKDKSLEELRDLLSYKDAYQNLLLSLEPVKTQNKVRDDLRNETLQLARENLEKEPRIMELRNQCRIIRTTELAAAQEKLHELERRKEELLKFYSPASLLHRLQDAMRKTDEESESLDKQLLEGEIDLATFVQKYKKLRHSYHKRALTHLAAKTSITG from the exons GGCTGGGCAGCAACCTCAGCAACGTCCACAGGAGGGTAATAATGAATCATGGTATCCACCATCCGTAGGAAGCTCTCAGTCTCCCGGGTCTTCCCGCCCCGGAACTCCTAGTCCAAGCTCCTCAGGCAATTTTAGTGTCCAAAGACCAACAGATAGGCCAAGCTCAGTGTCACAAGTTCCCCCTGCAGAGGCTGCAGGCATTATTACTGCTATAAAAGATAAGAG TCTTGAGGAGCTAAGGGACCTTTTATCTTACAAGGATGCATATCAGAACTTATTACTTTCACTTGAGCCTGTCAAAACTCAGAATAAA GTTAGAGATGACCTTCGGAATGAAACTCTGCAACTTGCTA GGGAGAATTTAGAAAAAGAACCGCGGATAATGGAGCTTAGGAATCAG TGCAGAATCATCCGCACCACTGAATTGGCTGCTGCTCAAGAAAAGTTGCATGAACTGGAAAGGAGAAAAGAAGAGCTCTTAAAGTTCTACTCTCCGGCATCACTCCTTCATCGACTACAAG ATGCGATGAGAAAAACAGACGAGGAATCTGAAAGTCTGGACAAACAGCTTCTCGAGGGGGAAATCGATCTTGCAACATTTGTGCAAAAGTACAAAAAGCTGCGACACAGTTACCACAAACGCGCACTTACACACCTTGCTGCAAAGACATCTATAACTGGCTGA
- the LOC129875508 gene encoding carotene epsilon-monooxygenase, chloroplastic: MPFSLTISSFSLLTNPTTHHHHHRTTVLRPKTPLPNRSLLTIKSSIDDKKPPSTKPTSWVSPDWLTKLTRSLTLGQNDDSNIPIASAELDDVSELLGGALFLPLFRWMNLYGPIYRLAAGPRNFVIVSDPAIAKHVLKNYGKYGKGLVAEVSEFLFGSGFAIAEGSLWTARRRAVVPSLHKKYLSVIVDRVFCRCAERMVEKLLPDAISGSAVNMEAKFSQLTLDVIGLALFNYNFDSLTTDSPVIDAVYTALKEAELRSTDLLPYWQIKALCKFIPRQIKAENAVSLIRQTVEELIAKCREIVESEGERINEDEYVNDRDPSILRFLLASREEVSSVQLRDDLLSMLVAGHETTGSVLTWTSYLLSKDSSSLKKAHEEVDRVLGGRSPTYEDMKNLKFLTRCIIESLRHYPHPPVLIRRAQVADVLPGNYKVNAGQDIMISVYNIHHSSEVWDRAEEFDPERFDLDGPVPNETNTDFRFIPFSGGPRKCVGDQFALLEATVALAIFLQNFSFELIPDQNISMTTGATIHTTNGLYMKVKQREKVSVLAAAL; the protein is encoded by the exons ATGCCATTTTCACTCACCATTTCTTCCTTCTCTCTTCTCACAAACCCCACCAcccatcaccaccaccaccggACCACCGTGCTCCGCCCAAAAACCCCACTTCCAAATCGTTCACTACTCACCATCAAATCCTCCATTGACGACAAGAAACCACCTTCCACCAAACCCACTTCATGGGTCAGCCCAGATTGGCTTACTAAGCTTACAAGGTCACTTACTTTAGGCCAAAATGATGATTCTAACATACCCATTGCGAGTGCTGAGCTTGATGATGTTTCTGAACTGTTGGGTGGTGCTCTTTTTCTTCCGTTGTTTAGATGGATGAATTTGTATGGACCCATCTATCGTCTTGCTGCTGGGCCGAGGAATTTTGTAATTGTTAGTGATCCTGCTATTGCTAAGCATGTTTTGAAGAATTATGGCAAGTATGGTAAAGGGCTTGTTGCTGAGGTTTCTGAGTTTTTGTTTGGTTCTGGTTTTGCCATTGCGGAAGGTTCTCTTTGGACG GCAAGGCGAAGGGCTGTGGTTCCATCTCTTCACAAGAAGTACTTGTCAGTAATTGTTGATCGGGTCTTTTGCAGATGTGCTGAGAGAATGGTGGAGAAACTTTTACCTGATGCAATTTCTGGCTCTGCAGTGAATATGGAGGCAAAGTTTTCTCAACTAACACTTGATGTTATTGGTCTTGCACTCTTCAATTACAATTTTGATTCCCTTACTACTGACAGTCCAGTTATTGATGCAGTATACACTGCACTAAAAGAAGCAGAACTCCGTTCAACTGATCTGTTGCCATATTGGCAG ATCAAAGCTTTATGTAAGTTCATCCCACGACAAATAAAGGCTGAAAATGCAGTTTCATTAATCAGACAAACAGTTGAAGAGCTCATTGCAAAGTGCAGAGAGATTGTAGAATCGGAGGGCGAGAGGATTAATGAGGATGAGTACGTGAATGATAGAGATCCAAGCATCCTTCGATTTTTGCTTGCTAGCCGTGAGGAG GTTTCAAGTGTACAACTTCGAGATGATCTTCTATCAATGCTAGTTGCTGGGCATGAAACCACAGGTTCAGTTTTGACTTGGACGTCTTACCTGCTGAGTAAG GACTCTTCCTCTTTGAAAAAGGCACATGAAGAAGTTGACAGAGTCTTGGGAGGACGATCTCCGACCTATGAAGACATGAAGAATCTCAAGTTCTTAACACGGTGCATAATTGAGTCACTCAGACACTATCCGCATCCACCT GTCTTAATAAGAAGAGCTCAAGTAGCTGATGTGCTCCCCGGAAATTACAAGGTCAATGCTGGTCAAGATATAATGATTTCTGTATATAACATTCATCATTCTTCAGAG GTATGGGATAGAGCAGAGGAATTTGATCCTGAAAGATTCGACTTGGATGGTCCCGTCCCAAATGAAACGAATACTGACTTTAG ATTCATTCCATTCAGTGGAGGGCCACGAAAATGCGTTGGTGATCAATTTGCTTTGTTGGAAGCTACAGTTGCTCTCGCTATATTCTTGCAGAACTTCTCCTTCGAGTTGATTCCAGATCAAAATATTAGCATGACTACTGGAGCAACCATTCATACGACAAAC GGTTTATACATGAAAGTGAAGCAAAGGGAAAAAGTATCTGTTTTGGCTGCTGCACTCTAA